A single genomic interval of Aureliella helgolandensis harbors:
- a CDS encoding beta/alpha barrel domain-containing protein produces MVSTATSILDSIYILQGALTPLAPVPNGNAQSMAIDLKCQAGKRSLLLPSPLIVRNTSSRQLGPHWRSFCSLLCKQRLPVYSPVAELESLPTASIPLRFAQQFINEPLDPTEIHTADAFELIMRERATGRWGWSSEVGRNRLASFVSAVRCASGGEVPIGVGLPLEAQRDDVQAALDAGVDFLTLEAGAGVFTRLHLQGLLLARRACKENRLDGLPIFVDLPLRSMDAVAKLIALGASCVAIDPLIETLLPKPTKSRGNVAMGSGMLSGIAVANQAEVAPLHDLEQMLGRQLLSVSQSMQRCGAARLSELDLSQLWTSDQDLQRMLSAHSG; encoded by the coding sequence ATGGTCAGTACCGCAACATCGATTTTGGATTCAATCTATATCCTGCAAGGTGCTTTAACGCCGCTTGCTCCCGTTCCCAACGGGAATGCCCAAAGTATGGCGATCGACTTGAAATGCCAGGCTGGGAAACGTAGCCTGTTGCTTCCGAGTCCATTGATCGTTCGAAATACAAGCTCGCGGCAATTGGGGCCACACTGGCGTTCCTTTTGTAGCTTGCTGTGCAAGCAGCGACTGCCCGTCTACAGTCCCGTTGCGGAGCTGGAGTCGCTGCCCACCGCCTCCATCCCCCTGCGGTTTGCCCAGCAGTTCATCAACGAACCTCTCGATCCGACGGAAATACATACTGCAGATGCCTTCGAACTGATAATGCGCGAGCGGGCTACTGGCCGGTGGGGGTGGTCTTCCGAAGTTGGTCGCAACCGACTCGCTTCTTTTGTCAGCGCCGTCCGGTGCGCGAGTGGAGGTGAGGTCCCCATCGGCGTTGGTCTACCGCTGGAGGCGCAGCGCGATGATGTCCAAGCCGCCTTGGATGCCGGAGTCGATTTTCTGACTCTCGAAGCCGGGGCTGGCGTTTTCACCAGATTGCATCTTCAAGGTTTGCTACTAGCCAGGCGAGCGTGCAAGGAGAATCGACTGGATGGCTTGCCGATTTTTGTCGATCTACCACTACGCAGTATGGATGCGGTCGCCAAGCTAATCGCACTCGGGGCATCCTGTGTTGCCATCGACCCGTTGATCGAAACACTGTTGCCCAAGCCGACGAAATCTCGCGGCAACGTGGCGATGGGAAGTGGCATGTTGAGTGGTATCGCGGTGGCGAACCAAGCAGAAGTCGCCCCTCTGCACGACTTGGAGCAGATGCTAGGAAGGCAGTTGTTGAGCGTCAGTCAGTCGATGCAGCGGTGCGGTGCGGCTCGTTTGAGTGAATTGGATCTCTCTCAATTGTGGACGTCCGACCAAGACCTCCAACGAATGCTCAGTGCGCATTCGGGGTGA
- a CDS encoding glycosyltransferase, producing the protein MRVLGCSGSLDGGGSERQLWQLLTQLEPPQFESHLYLHYRRGVYLDRIPTRIPVTSFWEDISEKTRFWPGGIHRRQVAHLKQTLADAQIDLVYDRTFHMTLVTAPACRSAGVPRVSVIVSPPSRDFASSPEHFHWLKRRLLRRAYADPRAVAVAVSNTVAIDAAEYYRLDREAIRVIPSPVDIEGIRLSSQQASPGPPAAASEPGLLPAPKIHSTATPFRVLVVGRLSAEKGQQEALRAVSLVREQGYNIELQLVGDGPDRPKLEALARQLHLESSVFFSGYLENPYPQLRSADLLCIPSEYEGLANVALEAMVLGTPILSTDAGGSMRELLGQNTRGVCVPVANPRTLADGMIDCLEDPASGTQRAKLAEQYVEQYHALPTWLETMRELFGEIFQRDR; encoded by the coding sequence ATGCGTGTATTGGGATGTAGTGGTTCGCTCGATGGTGGCGGCAGTGAAAGACAGCTATGGCAACTGTTAACCCAACTTGAACCACCGCAATTCGAATCGCATCTCTACTTGCATTATCGGCGTGGGGTGTATCTAGATCGTATTCCAACGCGGATTCCTGTCACCAGTTTCTGGGAAGACATTTCGGAGAAGACGCGATTCTGGCCGGGTGGAATCCACCGTCGCCAAGTTGCGCATTTGAAGCAGACGCTGGCGGACGCTCAAATTGACCTGGTCTACGATCGTACTTTTCATATGACTCTTGTGACGGCCCCCGCTTGTCGAAGCGCTGGAGTGCCACGCGTCTCGGTGATTGTGAGTCCTCCTAGCCGCGATTTCGCCAGCAGTCCCGAGCATTTTCATTGGCTCAAGCGTCGACTATTGCGCCGGGCCTATGCCGACCCAAGGGCCGTTGCCGTTGCGGTTAGCAATACCGTAGCTATCGATGCCGCTGAATACTATCGGCTCGACCGCGAGGCAATCCGCGTCATCCCGAGCCCCGTGGATATTGAGGGGATTAGACTCTCAAGTCAACAGGCGAGTCCTGGGCCCCCTGCCGCAGCCAGCGAACCGGGCTTGCTTCCGGCTCCCAAGATTCATTCGACTGCAACCCCTTTCCGAGTACTCGTCGTGGGCCGCTTGTCTGCTGAAAAGGGACAGCAGGAGGCGCTCCGAGCGGTTTCACTGGTCCGTGAGCAGGGCTACAACATCGAGCTTCAACTGGTGGGCGATGGACCCGATCGCCCCAAGCTCGAAGCACTCGCTCGGCAACTACACCTGGAATCCTCCGTCTTTTTTAGCGGCTACTTGGAGAATCCTTATCCTCAACTGCGGTCCGCCGACTTACTCTGTATTCCGAGTGAGTATGAGGGACTGGCCAACGTGGCCTTGGAGGCCATGGTTTTGGGAACTCCAATTCTTTCGACAGATGCGGGCGGTTCGATGCGGGAGTTGTTGGGACAGAATACTCGAGGGGTGTGCGTCCCGGTTGCCAATCCGCGAACTTTGGCAGATGGCATGATCGATTGCCTGGAAGATCCTGCATCTGGTACGCAACGCGCCAAATTGGCGGAGCAGTATGTTGAGCAGTACCATGCCCTGCCGACCTGGTTAGAGACAATGCGAGAATTGTTTGGTGAGATTTTTCAAAGAGATAGGTAG
- a CDS encoding serine/threonine protein kinase translates to MNQPEFEYLGPYHVERILGRGGMGTVYKGVHNRSGKVMAIKVIAAAVANSARFRRRFHAEITTLHSLSHPNIVRFAGAGEERGMLFYTMEYVDGVSLHDHLRQSGQLPWEQVLQIGIETSAALKHAHDWGIIHRDLKPANLLLTKSGHVKLADFGISKLFGLSEMTAVGSVIGTADYMPPEQAEGKIVTVRSDLYSLGGVLYALLCGRAPFGGKSVPEVLYAVRYNPPPNLAERVAGVPPELVELIHELLEKSPSKRPPNALVLGNRLKALQQGLKKMRSSGGLKDSTQASLASPTEPDPAGGKTAIGTHLTSLDLSDMDDRDLRVTAVGGEDAASGAEVLSPSSEIPLETHEQQTMLAPADFSVPSIAKSPPTSLGDAKNSVQESEFTGEFESQELLEEPPASGGPTHYTPVEEAQPRDFKFGIEEEVEDSRADWLQWGSIGGMIVLLFGSLGFLVWMLQPRSADELYGQILVAAESGDDAQLIEMRTEMEEFVSRFAGDERSSEVQALIDESELVRLTRVLRRRASRNGGAEELSAAEQGFLECMTARMESFEVGQEKLAAFLSIFGQVANLPAHEARLVELAEYAARVQLPVGGAELPQAATQLANLIQSAEKSLSPERLQTYFQDLELLYGDKPWAGQQLKRLRAKLESE, encoded by the coding sequence ATGAATCAGCCCGAATTTGAGTACCTTGGTCCCTATCATGTTGAGCGCATTTTAGGGCGGGGAGGGATGGGGACTGTCTATAAGGGGGTCCACAACCGGAGTGGCAAGGTGATGGCGATCAAAGTGATCGCTGCTGCTGTTGCAAATTCGGCACGCTTTCGCCGTCGTTTCCACGCCGAGATCACGACGCTCCATAGTCTAAGCCATCCCAATATTGTGCGTTTCGCAGGCGCTGGCGAAGAGCGTGGAATGTTGTTCTATACGATGGAGTATGTGGACGGAGTCTCTCTGCACGATCACTTGCGACAGAGTGGACAGCTACCCTGGGAGCAGGTGCTGCAAATCGGAATCGAGACTTCTGCGGCCTTGAAGCATGCGCACGATTGGGGCATCATCCATCGGGATTTGAAGCCTGCGAATCTGTTGCTTACTAAAAGTGGGCACGTGAAGCTTGCCGATTTCGGAATCTCCAAACTCTTCGGGCTTTCCGAGATGACTGCGGTCGGATCGGTAATTGGCACCGCCGATTACATGCCTCCTGAACAGGCCGAAGGCAAGATCGTAACCGTTCGTAGTGACCTCTACAGTTTGGGTGGCGTGCTTTATGCGCTGCTGTGTGGTCGGGCTCCCTTTGGTGGAAAGAGTGTGCCTGAAGTCCTCTATGCGGTGCGTTACAACCCACCTCCCAACCTGGCAGAACGTGTCGCTGGAGTCCCTCCAGAACTAGTCGAGTTAATCCATGAATTGCTTGAGAAGTCGCCTTCGAAACGGCCCCCCAACGCGTTAGTGCTGGGCAACCGCCTCAAAGCACTTCAGCAGGGATTGAAAAAAATGCGTTCCTCAGGGGGCCTGAAAGACTCCACCCAAGCGAGTCTAGCCAGCCCGACTGAGCCGGATCCCGCAGGAGGGAAGACTGCTATCGGGACTCACTTAACATCCTTAGATCTCTCGGATATGGACGATCGCGATTTGCGCGTCACAGCCGTGGGAGGGGAGGATGCCGCGTCCGGTGCAGAGGTTCTATCGCCGTCTAGCGAAATCCCCTTGGAGACTCATGAGCAACAAACCATGCTGGCTCCCGCGGATTTCTCCGTTCCGTCGATTGCCAAGTCACCTCCAACCTCGCTAGGCGACGCCAAAAATTCGGTACAGGAGAGTGAGTTTACTGGCGAGTTCGAATCGCAAGAGCTGCTCGAGGAACCGCCCGCCAGCGGCGGGCCAACCCACTACACTCCCGTTGAAGAGGCGCAGCCGCGCGATTTCAAATTTGGCATCGAGGAGGAGGTCGAAGATTCGAGGGCCGATTGGCTACAGTGGGGATCGATTGGCGGGATGATCGTGTTGCTGTTCGGAAGCCTTGGATTCCTGGTGTGGATGTTGCAACCGAGATCCGCAGACGAACTCTATGGACAAATCCTCGTTGCAGCTGAATCTGGTGATGATGCCCAGCTCATCGAAATGCGCACCGAAATGGAAGAGTTTGTAAGCCGTTTTGCTGGCGATGAACGTAGTTCCGAAGTGCAGGCGCTGATCGACGAATCGGAACTCGTGCGCTTGACCCGAGTCCTCAGACGACGCGCCTCACGCAATGGGGGAGCCGAGGAATTGTCGGCCGCCGAACAAGGGTTCCTCGAATGCATGACCGCCAGGATGGAAAGCTTCGAAGTCGGGCAGGAGAAGCTAGCTGCCTTTTTGTCGATCTTCGGGCAAGTTGCCAACCTACCGGCGCATGAGGCGCGATTGGTCGAATTGGCGGAGTACGCCGCTCGTGTCCAATTGCCCGTCGGGGGGGCTGAATTACCGCAGGCAGCCACACAGCTTGCCAATCTGATTCAATCGGCAGAGAAATCACTCTCTCCCGAACGACTGCAAACCTATTTCCAAGATCTCGAGCTCCTCTATGGCGATAAACCATGGGCCGGGCAACAACTCAAGCGATTGCGTGCCAAGTTGGAATCGGAGTAG
- the eno gene encoding phosphopyruvate hydratase, producing the protein MSIIQSVHGRQILDSRGNPTVEVEVELMDGSIGRAAVPSGASTGAHEAWEQRDGDKSIYMGKSVTQAVNHVNGEIADALIGLDAVMQREVDGVMIELDGTPNKKRLGANAILGASLAVAKAAAVCTQLPLYRYLGGAGAHILPAPMMNIVNGGQHADNSVDVQEFMVMPLGFDNFSDALRAGVEIFHNLKKVLSSRKLNTAVGDEGGFAPDLGSNQEALDLIMEAIDQAGYEAGKQIFIALDVAATEFYDSKAKVYNIDGKKLSGSDMVDFLADWVAKYPICSIEDGCSEDDWDTWKLLTEKLGNKVQLVGDDLFVTNVDRLRRGIDEGIANSILIKVNQIGTLTETIEAIQLASRNGFTSISSHRSGETEDSFIADLAVGLSTGQIKTGSASRSDRMAKYNQLLRIEEELGSTAVYGGPLFPKRG; encoded by the coding sequence ATGAGCATCATCCAATCCGTACACGGTCGCCAAATTCTTGACAGCCGCGGAAATCCAACGGTTGAAGTCGAAGTGGAATTGATGGACGGCTCCATCGGCCGCGCCGCGGTTCCTAGTGGAGCTAGTACGGGTGCGCATGAGGCTTGGGAGCAGCGAGATGGCGACAAGTCGATCTACATGGGCAAGAGCGTTACTCAGGCTGTAAATCATGTCAATGGTGAGATCGCCGACGCGTTGATCGGTCTCGATGCAGTCATGCAGCGAGAAGTGGATGGGGTCATGATCGAGCTCGATGGTACTCCCAACAAGAAGCGTTTGGGAGCTAACGCTATTCTGGGGGCATCTTTGGCTGTGGCGAAGGCTGCCGCCGTCTGCACTCAGCTTCCCCTTTACCGATATTTGGGTGGAGCGGGGGCACACATCTTGCCAGCGCCGATGATGAATATTGTTAATGGTGGTCAACACGCTGATAATTCGGTCGATGTCCAGGAATTTATGGTCATGCCCCTGGGCTTTGACAACTTCAGTGACGCGCTGCGGGCTGGCGTGGAGATCTTCCACAATCTCAAGAAGGTGCTCAGCAGCCGCAAGTTGAATACCGCCGTTGGAGATGAAGGCGGGTTCGCGCCCGACTTGGGGAGCAACCAGGAAGCTCTCGACCTGATCATGGAAGCGATTGACCAGGCTGGTTATGAAGCGGGCAAGCAGATCTTCATCGCTTTGGATGTCGCCGCTACGGAGTTCTATGATTCAAAGGCTAAGGTCTACAACATTGATGGCAAGAAGCTGTCGGGATCGGACATGGTCGACTTCCTGGCCGATTGGGTTGCGAAGTATCCCATTTGCTCGATCGAAGATGGATGTTCCGAAGACGATTGGGATACCTGGAAGCTGTTGACTGAAAAGCTTGGTAACAAGGTTCAACTGGTCGGCGATGATCTATTCGTTACGAATGTGGACCGCCTGCGTCGTGGCATCGATGAAGGCATTGCCAACAGCATTCTGATCAAGGTCAATCAGATTGGCACGTTGACTGAAACGATCGAAGCCATCCAGCTCGCTTCCCGCAACGGGTTTACTTCGATTTCCAGTCACCGCAGCGGTGAAACGGAAGATTCCTTCATTGCCGATTTAGCTGTGGGCCTGTCGACGGGGCAGATCAAGACGGGGTCAGCTTCGCGTAGCGATCGCATGGCGAAGTACAACCAGCTCCTGCGTATCGAAGAAGAACTTGGTTCGACAGCCGTATATGGCGGTCCGCTCTTCCCCAAGCGTGGCTAA
- a CDS encoding riboflavin synthase — protein sequence MFSGLIEAKPTVLRIVPETGGIRLVLQRPESFEDLSMGASIAVQGCCLTIVAFSSTEMEFQAGEETLSKTTLRHFQPGDEVNCERALALGDRLGGHLVTGHVDGTGKLRSRSDEAEWSDMVFESPPELLRQMASKASITVDGVSLTLVDVTAETFSVALIPHTLQETSLGSLACGSRVNLETDLLAKYVQRQLQFTMQGNSLN from the coding sequence ATGTTTTCCGGTTTGATCGAAGCGAAACCCACCGTATTGCGAATCGTCCCAGAAACAGGCGGAATTCGCTTAGTGTTGCAGCGCCCCGAGAGTTTCGAAGATCTCAGCATGGGGGCTAGCATTGCGGTCCAAGGTTGTTGTCTAACCATTGTTGCTTTTTCGAGCACGGAGATGGAGTTCCAAGCCGGAGAAGAAACGCTCTCCAAGACAACTCTGCGCCACTTTCAGCCTGGAGATGAAGTAAACTGTGAACGGGCGTTGGCGTTGGGAGACCGACTGGGGGGGCACTTGGTGACAGGCCATGTGGATGGCACGGGGAAACTTCGCAGCCGTAGCGACGAAGCCGAGTGGTCCGACATGGTCTTTGAATCCCCCCCCGAACTCTTGAGACAGATGGCTTCGAAGGCCTCCATCACTGTCGATGGGGTGAGTTTAACTCTTGTTGACGTCACCGCAGAGACATTTTCAGTTGCCCTCATCCCTCACACCCTTCAAGAAACCAGCTTGGGCAGCTTGGCTTGTGGCAGTAGGGTCAATCTAGAAACGGATTTGCTGGCCAAGTATGTTCAGCGACAACTTCAATTCACTATGCAGGGCAATTCGCTCAATTAA
- the rsmA gene encoding 16S rRNA (adenine(1518)-N(6)/adenine(1519)-N(6))-dimethyltransferase RsmA, translating into MSERQTLSYLQQRFASSRIQPQTRFGQNFLIDLNLVNLIASTAELGPRDVVLEVGTGMGSLTTIMAAEAGHVVTVEIDHYLAPLAREEFETLDNVTLLEQDALKSKNKLHPQVIETLREKVAQIPGGRIKLVANLPYNVATPIISNLLDMDPWPVRMVTTIQRELAERIVARPRTKDYSALTVWIQAQCQAEIVRIMPPSVFWPPPKVESAILDIRPQKVMRKRIVDPAHFHSLVRGIFIHRRKFLRSALFSAVKDVLTKPEVDQVLAQMELDANTRAEQLTPQQLLDLTDLVRLMAAEKASTPTVEDR; encoded by the coding sequence ATGTCGGAACGTCAAACACTTAGCTACCTACAGCAGCGCTTCGCGTCGTCTCGGATTCAACCGCAGACACGTTTTGGCCAAAATTTCTTGATCGATCTCAACTTGGTTAACCTCATCGCCTCGACGGCTGAGCTGGGGCCACGAGATGTGGTCCTGGAAGTTGGCACCGGCATGGGCTCGCTAACGACCATCATGGCAGCCGAGGCGGGGCATGTTGTCACGGTGGAAATCGACCACTACCTAGCCCCCCTAGCTCGTGAGGAGTTTGAAACGCTGGATAACGTGACCCTCTTGGAACAAGACGCGTTGAAGAGCAAGAACAAGTTGCACCCTCAAGTGATCGAGACGCTACGGGAAAAGGTTGCACAAATTCCCGGTGGCCGCATTAAACTGGTAGCCAATCTACCGTACAACGTCGCCACACCGATCATTTCCAATTTGCTCGACATGGACCCGTGGCCGGTGCGGATGGTAACGACCATCCAGCGAGAATTGGCAGAGCGGATCGTAGCGCGTCCGCGAACAAAGGATTACAGCGCCTTGACCGTCTGGATCCAGGCGCAGTGTCAAGCAGAGATTGTGCGGATCATGCCGCCCAGCGTATTTTGGCCACCGCCGAAGGTCGAATCTGCCATCCTGGATATCCGGCCCCAAAAAGTCATGCGGAAGCGGATCGTCGACCCCGCTCATTTCCATAGCTTGGTGCGTGGCATTTTCATCCACCGACGCAAATTTCTACGATCGGCACTATTCAGTGCCGTCAAAGATGTGCTCACCAAGCCGGAGGTCGATCAAGTACTAGCGCAGATGGAACTCGATGCGAACACTCGTGCCGAACAGCTGACGCCGCAACAATTGCTCGATCTAACCGATCTCGTGCGGCTCATGGCTGCCGAGAAAGCATCGACGCCAACCGTCGAGGATCGGTAG